The Bacillus sp. Y1 genome has a window encoding:
- the murB gene encoding UDP-N-acetylmuramate dehydrogenase translates to MIGLAEELKQSKIGTVKENEPMANHTTIKIGGPAELFVEPSSVENLETTMNLIRKYKVQWIAIGRGSNLLVSDRGISGVVIKLGSGLDKVEINGTTLTVGGGHSLVSLATSISRKGLSGLEFASGIPGSVGGAVFMNAGAHGSDISKILDKALVLFEDGTLEWVSNEEMEFSYRTSVLQKNRPGVVVEAVFSLKEGNKDSIFSEMQKNKDYRKETQPWNFPCAGSIFRNPLPNYAGKLIEVAGLKGYQIGGAKISEMHGNFIVNTGNAKADDVLQLIQHVKDTIYDLYEIKMETEVEIIGIK, encoded by the coding sequence ATGATTGGATTAGCTGAAGAATTAAAGCAGTCTAAGATTGGAACGGTTAAAGAAAATGAGCCAATGGCGAATCATACAACGATTAAGATTGGTGGACCTGCAGAACTTTTTGTAGAGCCCTCATCAGTAGAAAACTTAGAAACGACCATGAATTTGATCCGAAAGTATAAAGTACAGTGGATTGCTATTGGAAGAGGGTCAAATTTACTCGTGTCTGATCGAGGAATTTCCGGTGTGGTAATTAAGCTTGGTTCAGGATTAGATAAGGTTGAAATAAATGGTACAACACTTACGGTTGGTGGTGGACACTCACTTGTGAGCTTGGCAACCTCCATCAGTAGAAAAGGGTTATCAGGATTAGAGTTTGCTAGCGGGATCCCTGGGTCTGTCGGTGGGGCAGTGTTCATGAACGCGGGGGCACACGGATCTGATATTTCTAAGATACTTGACAAAGCTCTCGTACTATTTGAGGACGGCACATTAGAATGGGTTTCGAACGAGGAAATGGAGTTTTCCTATCGAACTTCTGTGCTGCAAAAAAATCGACCAGGAGTTGTTGTTGAAGCAGTTTTTTCTTTGAAAGAAGGAAACAAGGATTCTATTTTTAGTGAAATGCAAAAGAACAAAGACTACCGAAAAGAGACCCAACCTTGGAATTTCCCATGTGCGGGTAGCATTTTCAGAAATCCACTGCCGAATTATGCAGGTAAGTTGATTGAGGTTGCGGGCCTAAAGGGTTACCAAATCGGTGGGGCTAAAATATCAGAAATGCATGGGAATTTTATCGTAAATACAGGAAATGCAAAGGCAGACGATGTTTTACAGTTAATTCAGCATGTCAAGGATACGATATATGACTTGTATGAAATAAAAATGGAAACAGAAGTTGAAATAATAGGAATAAAATAG